Part of the Elusimicrobiota bacterium genome, AGAATTCATCCTGCAAGAATTGAAGAAGTTGTAGAGAAAGTAAAACGGGAAATGGAAAATACAATCAAGGAAGCGGGAGAGCAGGCCGCGCTTGATGCCGGGGTTATAAATCTTAATCCCGAAATAATAAAACTTTTAGGCAAACTTAAATACAGAACTTCTTACGGGCAGAATCAGCTGCAGCACACTCTTGAAGTTACCTGGCTTGCCGGAGCTATTGCGGGGGAATTAGGGCTTGACGTGGCATTCTGCAAAAAAGCCGCCCTGTTGCATGATATCGGCAAAGCAGCTGATCAAGAGGTTGAAGGAACCCATCATCAGATATCCGCGGATATAGCAAAAAAATACGGCGAATCGCCTAAAATGGTAAATGCCATAATTTCTCATCATGAAGGAATTGAAGCTCCGCAAAGTCCGGAGGCTTTTGTAATAGGCGCTGCGGACGCAATATCGGCAGCAAGGCCCGGCGCAAGAAAAGAATCGGTGGAACATTATCTTAAACGCCTTGAAAAACTGGAAAAACTTGCCACTTCGTTCAGAGGAGTTGAGTCTGCTTACGCTATTCAGGCCGGAAGAGAAGTAAGAATCTTGGTTGAACCGGAAGATGTGGACGATAAAGGAGCCCAGATTCTTGCGCACGATATAGCCAAAAAAGTTGAACAAGAGCTTGAATACCCGGGGCATATAAAAATTACCGTAATCAGGGAAACTAGAGCCCAGGAAATCGCAA contains:
- the rny gene encoding ribonuclease Y, encoding AAEHTAEITTSYVPITNDEIKGRIIGREGRNIRAFEQATGVDLIIDDTPEAITVSAFDGVRREIAKISLERLIADGRIHPARIEEVVEKVKREMENTIKEAGEQAALDAGVINLNPEIIKLLGKLKYRTSYGQNQLQHTLEVTWLAGAIAGELGLDVAFCKKAALLHDIGKAADQEVEGTHHQISADIAKKYGESPKMVNAIISHHEGIEAPQSPEAFVIGAADAISAARPGARKESVEHYLKRLEKLEKLATSFRGVESAYAIQAGREVRILVEPEDVDDKGAQILAHDIAKKVEQELEYPGHIKITVIRETRAQEIAK